In one Pseudodesulfovibrio tunisiensis genomic region, the following are encoded:
- a CDS encoding glycosyltransferase, which translates to MSKKIALLVQGGNGKFLSPVRDWFSRDCEVREFASPDTETLREALAWADLTWIEWVQDLAAEASRMKRRGKLVARLHSFEAYTPGPTRVLWQNVDALCVVAPHVTEILKIRMPDLESRTRVVVLPNGVDMKRFTLKRDFARTGKIAFAGQLRHTKNLPLVLQCFASAADSTPDLTLHIAGEYAGEPLERMELAVYLNHMIHVLGLNDRVHFHGQVADMNAWLEDKDALISCSMRESFGYNIAEAMAKGIFPAIHHFPGAGGIFPAECIFNTVRECRSLLLGDRPIPRSLRAYALSRFPLERQQQALAELVHDLIG; encoded by the coding sequence ATGTCCAAAAAGATAGCCCTGCTCGTTCAGGGAGGAAACGGCAAATTTCTGTCCCCGGTGCGCGACTGGTTTTCCCGCGATTGCGAGGTGCGCGAATTCGCCTCCCCGGACACCGAGACCCTGCGGGAGGCCCTGGCCTGGGCCGACCTGACGTGGATCGAATGGGTGCAGGACCTCGCAGCCGAAGCCAGCCGCATGAAACGGCGCGGAAAGCTCGTGGCAAGGCTGCACAGCTTCGAGGCGTACACGCCCGGTCCGACCCGTGTGCTGTGGCAAAACGTTGACGCATTGTGCGTGGTGGCCCCGCATGTCACGGAAATTCTCAAGATTCGGATGCCGGACCTTGAATCCCGCACTCGCGTGGTCGTGCTGCCCAACGGGGTGGACATGAAACGCTTCACCCTGAAAAGGGATTTCGCGCGCACCGGGAAAATCGCATTCGCGGGCCAGCTTCGCCACACCAAGAACCTGCCCCTTGTGCTGCAATGCTTTGCCTCGGCAGCCGACTCCACCCCGGACCTGACCCTGCACATTGCCGGGGAATACGCGGGCGAACCACTGGAACGCATGGAGCTGGCCGTGTATCTGAATCACATGATTCATGTGCTGGGGTTGAACGACCGGGTCCATTTCCACGGACAGGTCGCGGACATGAACGCATGGCTGGAAGACAAGGACGCCCTGATCTCGTGCAGCATGCGCGAAAGTTTCGGGTACAACATCGCCGAGGCCATGGCCAAGGGCATCTTCCCGGCCATTCACCACTTTCCGGGCGCAGGCGGGATATTTCCCGCGGAATGCATCTTCAACACGGTACGGGAATGCCGGAGCCTGCTTCTGGGCGACCGCCCGATCCCGCGCAGCCTGCGCGCCTATGCCCTGTCCCGTTTCCCGCTGGAACGCCAGCAGCAGGCGCTGGCCGAGCTCGTCCACGACCTGATCGGCTGA